A single window of Nocardia sp. NBC_01327 DNA harbors:
- a CDS encoding DUF445 domain-containing protein, with protein sequence MIADFADHWLLYCSIPLVAALIGWVTKIVAVQMLMYPLEFRGIPPWLGWQGVIPRSAPRMATIAVDLMFGKLIDPQDIIARIDIAELTTRLREPLDAGVDYMVREMMMKHQPRLWVNMPEAGRRAIIERAQRDLPQLIEDIVVDLRTNLDQVMDLRGMAISALVDDKTLLVEMVRRVGRNELRFIVRSGLIFGTVLGFVQMITWAFTHSSWLMPAFGGFTGLVTDWLALQMIFRPIRPVGIGPLRWQGLFHKRREEVCTDYGDLIATEILTPARILEAVLNGQRADRLASILDHHVTEFLDLQTGPACSAMPSPSCSIMCGPRRIRASTGMPSRPWTCAAWSSRRPSSSATTSTRACCAPRSNRTSGNWWLSARCSASSSANFRFTCC encoded by the coding sequence GTGATCGCCGATTTCGCCGACCACTGGCTGCTGTACTGCTCGATTCCGCTCGTCGCCGCGCTCATCGGCTGGGTGACCAAGATCGTCGCCGTGCAGATGCTCATGTATCCGCTCGAATTCCGCGGCATCCCACCGTGGTTGGGCTGGCAGGGCGTCATCCCGCGCTCCGCGCCGCGCATGGCGACCATCGCGGTCGACCTCATGTTCGGCAAGCTCATCGATCCACAGGACATCATCGCCCGCATCGATATCGCGGAACTGACCACGCGCCTGCGCGAACCCCTGGACGCGGGCGTGGACTACATGGTCCGCGAAATGATGATGAAGCATCAGCCGCGGCTGTGGGTGAACATGCCCGAGGCGGGCCGGCGCGCCATCATCGAACGCGCACAACGGGATCTGCCGCAGCTCATCGAGGATATCGTCGTCGATCTGCGCACCAATCTCGATCAGGTGATGGACCTGCGCGGGATGGCGATCAGCGCGCTGGTGGACGATAAGACGCTGCTGGTGGAGATGGTGCGCCGGGTCGGCCGCAATGAGCTGCGGTTCATCGTGCGCTCCGGGCTGATCTTCGGCACGGTCCTCGGTTTCGTGCAGATGATCACCTGGGCGTTCACCCATTCCTCCTGGCTCATGCCCGCTTTCGGTGGTTTCACCGGCTTGGTCACCGACTGGCTGGCGCTGCAGATGATCTTCCGTCCGATCCGCCCGGTCGGTATCGGACCGCTGCGCTGGCAGGGCCTGTTCCACAAGCGCCGCGAGGAGGTCTGCACCGATTACGGCGATCTCATCGCCACCGAAATCCTCACCCCCGCACGCATTCTGGAGGCGGTGCTGAACGGACAGCGAGCCGACCGGTTGGCTTCGATCCTCGATCATCACGTCACCGAATTCCTCGACCTGCAGACCGGCCCGGCCTGCAGCGCGATGCCGTCGCCTTCGTGCTCGATCATGTGCGGGCCGCGGCGAATTCGGGCTTCGACCGGCATGCCATCGAGGCCCTGGACGTGCGCAGCCTGGTCATCGAGAAGACCGAGCAGCTCAGCGACGACGAGTACGAGGGCCTGCTGCGCCCCGCGTTCAAACAGGACGAGTGGAAACTGGTGGCTATCGGCGCGGTGCTCGGCTTCCTCGTCGGCGAACTTCAGGTTCACCTGCTGCTGA